A single window of Nicotiana sylvestris chromosome 5, ASM39365v2, whole genome shotgun sequence DNA harbors:
- the LOC138869365 gene encoding uncharacterized protein, translating into MALYEALYGRRCRSPVGWFELGEASLLVTDMVQDASEKVKLIPSQLRTVQSRQKNSYMDRKVHDFTFMVGERVFFWVSPMKGFMRFRKKGKLIPRYIGPFEILKRVGEVAYKLALLPRLSAVHLVFHISMLRKYHDDPSYVLHFSSFLLEKYLSYVEEPVVIFDRQVRKSRSKSIASVKVQWRGHPVEEATWETEHDMCSRYPHLFTTSGSWCQVLAQVLHTMPDTSELPRTWRLQDIEI; encoded by the exons atggcactgtatgaggctttgtacggtaGGCGGTGCcggtctccagtgggttggtttgagctgggtgaggctagtcTATTGGTTACAGATATGGTTCAGGATGCTTCGgaaaaggttaaattgattccTAGTCAACTTCGTACAGTCCAGTCTAGGCAGAAGAATAGTTATATGGATCGAAAGGTGCACGACTTCACgttcatggttggggagcgggtattcttctgggtttcgcctatgaagggttttatgaggttcagaaagaagggcaagttaatccctaggtatatcggaccttttgagattcttaaGAGGGTTGgcgaggtggcttacaaacttgcacTACTGCCTAGGCTCTCTGCAGTTCATCTAGTGTTCCATatttccatgctccggaagtatcacgacgatccatcctaTGTGTTACACTTCAGCTCATTCCTATTGGAGAAGTATCtttcttatgttgaggagccggtggtCATTTttgacaggcaggttcgaaagtctAGGTCGAAGAGCATTGCTTCAGTGAaagttcagtggaggggtcatccagtcgaggaggcgacttgggagactgaGCATGATATGtgtagccgttatcctcatcttttcaccacttcag GGTCTTGGTGTCAGGTTTTG GCCCAAGTTCTTCATACCATGCCAGATACCAGTGAGCTACCCCGTAcatggagacttcaag ATATTGAGATTTGA